The Planktothrix tepida PCC 9214 genome has a segment encoding these proteins:
- a CDS encoding SDR family NAD(P)-dependent oxidoreductase, whose product MKPPVCLITGGSSGIGLTTALELAKQGYHVLIACRSERKAYQAIDYIEKHTNQGKVEFLPLDLASLDSIRCCVNHFEKRQLPLNLLINNAGIFNQSGTTEEGFELIWGTNYLGHFLLTYLLLDKLNSSESSQIIFIGSDVALWSKNLDWKRWVKKTPLNFLKLYADSKMCLLLLMRYLLQHQLYQTAVRVNTFHPGFVQSNITIWHQLSRFLKIGNSPQKISKNIMKFLTDPEYNSVQGQFLNRNLQPMPLTDVSINDHLASQIWEKSLFWTGLSNPIIQTPVQYNPEDGIWGPYSLNLTETELKEIQKQIFKIVLPRSPIPVLFNSYQFLKTGNFGSLILLLIQGLKREFHMERHLDSPVIFELCQNPYLLEKVREYLGESLFLWRSELWVNYPAQQLIPLWHQDRYPQLLTKTGKTLHAYLALTEVNAGNGFQYLPEKYNSLCSVKMNDPFSGNPFFEVKTDVEQLALPVCLKPGEFIFFTDDLIHRSICNMSGQVRLSLTLRFAESSVKMCRSYSSHIQSPIVFF is encoded by the coding sequence ATGAAACCACCAGTTTGTCTAATCACCGGGGGAAGTTCTGGAATAGGTTTAACCACCGCATTAGAACTCGCTAAACAGGGATATCATGTTTTAATAGCTTGTCGTTCTGAACGCAAAGCCTATCAAGCCATTGATTATATTGAAAAACACACAAATCAGGGAAAAGTTGAATTTTTACCGTTAGATTTAGCTTCATTAGATTCAATTCGTTGCTGTGTTAATCATTTTGAAAAACGACAGCTTCCGTTAAATTTATTAATTAATAATGCAGGTATTTTTAATCAATCTGGAACCACAGAAGAAGGATTTGAATTAATTTGGGGAACCAATTATTTAGGACATTTTTTATTAACCTATTTATTATTAGATAAACTCAACTCATCAGAATCCAGCCAAATAATATTCATAGGTTCTGATGTAGCTTTATGGTCAAAAAATCTGGACTGGAAACGATGGGTGAAGAAAACGCCCTTGAACTTCCTGAAATTATATGCAGATTCTAAAATGTGTTTATTACTCTTGATGCGGTATCTTCTACAACATCAATTGTATCAAACCGCCGTCAGAGTCAATACATTTCATCCGGGTTTTGTTCAATCTAATATTACCATTTGGCATCAGTTAAGCCGTTTTTTAAAGATTGGTAATTCTCCTCAAAAAATAAGTAAAAATATTATGAAATTTTTGACTGATCCTGAATATAATTCAGTTCAAGGTCAATTCCTAAATCGAAATCTTCAACCGATGCCCTTAACGGATGTTAGCATAAATGATCATTTAGCGAGTCAAATTTGGGAAAAAAGTTTATTTTGGACTGGATTATCTAATCCAATTATACAAACCCCCGTTCAATATAACCCTGAAGATGGAATCTGGGGGCCTTATTCTTTAAATTTAACCGAAACCGAACTGAAAGAGATTCAAAAACAGATTTTCAAGATTGTTTTACCCCGTTCTCCTATTCCCGTCCTTTTTAATAGCTATCAATTTCTCAAAACCGGAAATTTTGGCTCATTAATATTATTACTAATTCAAGGATTAAAACGGGAATTTCACATGGAACGCCATTTAGATTCTCCTGTTATTTTTGAACTTTGCCAAAACCCCTATTTACTCGAAAAAGTTCGAGAATATTTAGGAGAATCTTTGTTTCTTTGGCGTTCTGAATTATGGGTGAATTATCCCGCACAACAATTAATTCCCCTTTGGCATCAAGACCGATATCCTCAGTTATTAACAAAAACGGGAAAAACTCTCCATGCTTATCTTGCTTTAACTGAAGTAAATGCGGGCAATGGATTTCAATATTTACCGGAAAAATATAACTCGTTATGTTCGGTTAAAATGAATGATCCCTTTAGCGGAAATCCTTTTTTTGAAGTCAAAACAGATGTAGAACAATTGGCATTACCCGTTTGTTTAAAACCGGGAGAATTTATCTTTTTTACTGATGATTTAATTCACCGTTCGATTTGTAATATGAGTGGTCAAGTTCGTCTCTCCTTAACCCTCCGTTTTGCCGAATCTAGCGTTAAAATGTGTAGAAGTTATAGTTCTCACATCCAATCTCCCATTGTATTTTTTTAG
- the guaA gene encoding glutamine-hydrolyzing GMP synthase: protein MSPQTQTPTQPQDTHTSGEKLNRQMIVILDFGSQYSELIARRIRETEVYSEVISYRTTAEQLTALNPKGIILSGGPNSVYDEGAPECDPQLWELGIPVLGVCYGMQLMVKQLGGGVERAKRAEYGKASLQIDDPTDLLTNVEQGATMWMSHADSCTQLPPGFEVLAHTDNTPCAAIADHERRLYGVQFHPEVVHSIGGQALIRNFVYHICRCQPTWTMEAFVEESIREIRARVGDKRVLLALSGGVDSSTLAFLLHRAIGDNLTCMFIDQGFMRKLEPERLVKLFHEQFHIPVQYVNARERFLKQLEGVTDPEEKRKRIGREFIRVFEEESTRLGPFDYLAQGTLYPDVIESADTNVDPKTGERVAVKIKSHHNVGGLPKDLRFKLVEPLRKLFKDEVRKVGRSIGLPEEIVRRHPFPGPGLAIRILGEVTAEKLNILRDADLIVREEINKQGVYHDYWQAFAVLLPVRSVGVMGDHRTYAYPIVLRFVSSEDGMTADWSRVPYDLLEQISNRIVNEVRGVNRVVYDITSKPPGTIEWE, encoded by the coding sequence ATTGAACCGACAAATGATTGTCATTCTTGACTTCGGTTCCCAATATTCCGAATTAATTGCCCGCCGCATTCGGGAAACCGAGGTTTATTCTGAGGTGATTTCCTACCGCACCACCGCCGAACAACTCACAGCCCTGAACCCAAAAGGCATTATCCTCTCTGGTGGCCCCAATTCTGTCTATGATGAAGGCGCACCCGAATGTGATCCCCAACTCTGGGAGTTGGGTATTCCCGTTTTAGGGGTTTGTTATGGAATGCAGTTAATGGTAAAACAGCTAGGTGGCGGCGTAGAACGAGCCAAACGCGCCGAATATGGTAAAGCTTCTTTACAGATTGATGATCCAACGGATTTACTCACCAATGTTGAACAGGGTGCAACGATGTGGATGAGTCATGCTGACTCCTGCACCCAATTACCCCCTGGATTTGAAGTTTTAGCCCATACTGATAATACCCCCTGCGCCGCCATTGCTGACCATGAAAGACGTTTATATGGTGTCCAATTCCATCCTGAAGTGGTTCATTCCATTGGGGGTCAAGCCTTAATTCGCAATTTTGTTTATCATATTTGTCGCTGTCAACCGACTTGGACAATGGAAGCTTTTGTTGAAGAATCCATTCGAGAAATTCGTGCGCGAGTTGGTGATAAACGAGTATTATTAGCACTTTCCGGTGGCGTTGATTCTTCAACTTTAGCCTTTTTATTACACCGTGCCATTGGCGATAATTTAACTTGTATGTTTATCGACCAAGGGTTTATGCGGAAATTAGAACCGGAACGATTAGTTAAGTTATTTCATGAACAATTTCATATTCCGGTTCAATATGTGAACGCCCGTGAACGCTTCTTAAAACAACTTGAAGGTGTTACTGACCCCGAAGAAAAACGTAAACGCATTGGTCGAGAATTTATTCGAGTTTTTGAAGAAGAATCGACTCGTTTAGGGCCCTTTGATTATTTAGCTCAAGGAACATTATATCCTGATGTGATTGAATCGGCTGATACTAATGTTGATCCCAAAACCGGAGAACGGGTTGCGGTTAAAATTAAAAGCCATCACAATGTCGGAGGATTACCTAAAGATTTACGGTTTAAATTAGTAGAACCCCTGCGAAAACTGTTTAAAGATGAAGTCAGAAAAGTCGGGCGTTCTATTGGTTTACCCGAAGAAATTGTTCGACGTCATCCTTTTCCTGGCCCTGGTTTAGCCATTCGGATTTTAGGAGAAGTCACGGCTGAAAAGTTAAATATTCTCCGAGATGCAGATTTAATTGTTCGTGAAGAAATCAATAAACAAGGGGTTTATCACGATTATTGGCAAGCTTTTGCAGTATTACTTCCGGTGCGAAGCGTTGGGGTGATGGGAGATCATCGCACCTATGCTTATCCGATTGTTCTACGATTTGTGAGTAGTGAAGATGGCATGACGGCCGATTGGTCACGGGTTCCCTATGATTTATTAGAACAGATTTCTAATCGGATTGTGAATGAAGTTCGTGGCGTGAATCGGGTCGTTTATGATATTACGTCTAAGCCGCCTGGAACTATTGAATGGGAATAG